The DNA region AATAACGTAGCGTTGgctagctaacttagctaaCTTGGCTATTTGAATATTCAGGTGGAGTTTTAACTCTGAACCGAACTAATTATTTTTCGACTTTTGACTCTATTTCCTGCCTATCTCTACCACTTAAAACATGGCAGCAGTTGCTTCCTGGTTGTCGAGCAGGCTATTAAAGTGTGAAGGTGTCTATATGTCTGTTTCCAGATCTGTGTAAGAAGAGGCTGTGTGGCATTCCCTTCCCCTCACCTGCTCCTTCACAACAGACCCAATGTCTACAGGACACGTGGGCTCCTCACGTGTTCTGCACAGGTACGAACACGTGACATGCTGTGTTTCTTCCATGCTGTGTTTCTGGGTGTTCTGAAGCTGTGTAATGCTTTTCCTCTGTGGAGAGAGAGCTTTTTACTGTGTCTGGTTGGATTCTGCTCAGCACTACAGTTGAGACAGACTTAttcttgctttttgtttttggatagTATTGTTGTAACctaacaaaatgaataaacgCTCTACTGCCAGGTATTGGGTACACCAAGGAAAAACTGATGCAGTCTAGAACAATAGTCCTGCAGCAAAACCTACCTTCAGGAAGTTCAGTGGAGAAGTGAGGTCTGCTTTGGGAGATGAACTGTGCTGTTGAGTTGTCTCATTATACTGAGAGTTTCTATTATTGAGCTTACCCTGGTTGATGTAAATGAAGGGAACAAAATGATCGAAACACCTGCCAGTATAATGCGACACAGTTCAACAGAATCACAAACTACCGCCTTCATAGATACCTTTAACttgaatcaacacctctaaCTGAACATCATAACcttcataaatgtatttatgcagGACTGTTGGATGAGACTGcattcatttgcaaaaaaaagcaggatcacttaaaaatgacagatatgaaacaaagctgacatttgcaaatacttttttaaaaaactcaaATGAAAGCACGCCATGCTGAAACATCAGCTCTTAGCATGAAGTCTACTACGGTGCATATCTATCATTATAATATGCTCCTGCTtactttattatacttgtttccTTCCTAAAGTTTATCACGACGTCTTGATCATTTGGGTAAACCTGCAGGTCATACATTTAAGTTTAATTAAACTGGTCTAGACATAAATTAATTGTGCATGTTGTTTCTTATTCATACCAACTAGGTGCCTCAGTCCCGTCCTCTGCAGGTAAGGTATTTGTCAGGGGAGAGAGGTGGCAGAAAAGGTTTCCTGGGGGAATTTCTGGACAACATTAAGCAGGAGCTAAACAAGAACAACGAAATGAAAGACAGCATCAAGAAGTTCCGGGAAGAGGCCAAAAAACTGGATGAGTCGGATGCATTGAAACAAGCTCGAAGGAAATATGTTAGTATTTACACAGCATTATCCAATATCCATTTCATTATGAAAAGGGAGAGTTAGGGTTTGCCAATAACCCGCTCTCTATTTCCCAGAAAACTATAGAGTCGGAAACAGTGAAGACCTCCGACATTCTCAAGAAGAAGTTTGGAAACATCTCGGAGACAGTTAAAGAGGTAAATGCGATAAGTATCTCAATCAGATGCAGCCTTTCTGTCGATTGTCCTATGATAGATATGATTTACGAGTTGATCTATCCACTtttacaatatgtgtgtgtttgtttgtgtctttgcacGTGAACAGGGGCTCGGGGAGGTCAGTCGTACAGAAATTGGGAAGAAAATCAAGGATGGGATGGAGGAAGCAGCCAAATCGGCGAAGACCTCGGCAGAGTCCGTCTCTAAAAGTGGAGAGATGTTGGGAAAGACTGGTGCCTTCAGAGCAATATCACAGGTATGGAGTCACTGTGCACACCATGATGCAGATATATGTCCCTGTTTACCAGAAGTTAAACCgcattctttgtttatttgtttcaacTGAATAAACTAAAGATACTTGTGCATTGATATCTAATATTGAGCTATTTTAAGAGGCAGAAGTGActgagaagacaaaaaaagataaaacaaatagaTGGAAGAATGCACAAACAGTCAACTGatcattaatcaataatatttcacttaattttgtgcactgctctctctctctgttgaataatattaatgttattttgagTTGAATTAGGAATAAAAGAAACTCAGAGTCCTGTAAATGATATATCTGGAACTTATTTGTTGTTCTCTCGTCTGCTCCCTGTTCATCGATCTTCAGGGCATGGAGAGTGTGAAGAAAGAGATCGGTGATCTGGGTCACACCGGCCCTTACCGGCCTCCTGCCAGGCTCAGGAAGAGGAGCGAGTTCTCCTCCAAGGGGGCGGGGGATGACAGCAAGGTCTTCGAAGCCAACGAGTACGTGAGTGCCCTCTACTTTACCCTCATACTGGGAGGGGAACACCTCTTATGTTCAGAGATGGCTGATACCAAACGGCCTAATAGAGTCTaattattactttaaataaaagggaaataaaaccAATTCAGGGCTGAAAAAATGTGAGATCTGAGAGTCACATCTGGTGAGGTACCAACAGACTACTCAACTTAATCTGAAGCAGTAAATTGGAAGAAAGATAAGCAAACCGTTGTCTGATGTTGTTTTCCAGAAGAGACACTGGTGAGTAGTCGTTCTGTTTGGAATAAGAGTAACAGTTGTCAAAGCTGAACCTTGATAATATTCCCAGTATTTCCTTTACATTACTGTAATTCTTTGGAATGTAAATACTGCAGTGTTTTCCTTTCTGGGTTGATTTTGTTGAATGTGATTGTCAGTATGACCCAGCAAGTCAGCAGGAACGCCCGTTTCCCTCGGTCGGCTGTTTGAAACATTACTTTGTGTTTCCTTCAGGGAAGCAATGGGTGTGGTGCTCCACAAAGACTCCAAATGGTTCCAGCAGTGGAAGGACTTCAAAGACAACAATATGGTCTTCAACCGTAAGGACTAACtgatctctctttctctctctctgcatccctGGTTGTTTACTCAAAGTCAGCCTTCAATGAGTGCATCAGCAATTCTCTGCTGTATGTACAGGATGTGATATGAAGTCCAACCCTACTAgcataaagaacatttaaatatatacattaaacaaatataaggtTTGTCCTGCATGTGATGCTGCTATTGTCTGGGTTTTTACATAGCTCTCTGGTGATATAAATGAATCTATAGCAAACTTCCAAACGTGTACCAACCTGTGTAAGATATATTTGTGCCTGGAACCGGATGGCTTGGAACTCTTTAATAACCTTTAAAGCTGACGAGgcttaaaaaaataagcatttaCTGAAAGAGCCAGTTAATAGAAGGTCCTGCAATGGGATTAGGTCAAGCGTGTGTGAAACTTggttaataaaaatgtacaacacTAGGCTGATTTAGTCAATAGTGTGCACATTAGCTAGGGGAAAAAAGTTGATGATTAATGATGTTTGGTCCGGTGAAAAAAATGACCTGGGTTACAGTTGGGATATTGTGCACAGTCAACAGATTCACAGCTATGTAGTTTGTCATAGCTTTTGTTGCAGCATCAACAGATTTTTTACTCTACCCTAAATACTGTGAAATACTGTGAACCAGTACATCAGTTTTGCACTGCGGCTTTTTAGTGTTATCACACAGTCAGTGTTCTGtttaaagactttttatttaatgcagTGGGAGACCGcagtttttaaaatctaaaatgcAAAGAGGCACGAAGCTCGGACAACCCGCTGCCACTTTAACCACACGCATTAGATATTGCTTGTGGAAGGGGTGAAGGTGTCCAGTGGGAAATGTTTGCACCGTCGCCAAATACAtgttcatgttgtgtgtgtgtgtgtgtgtgtgtgtggtgtgtgtgtgtgtgtgtctgtgtgagtggaCTGAAGAGGACTTGTATTGGAATCTTACAATGCTTCATCAATCACCCGGCAGCGATGCACTGCAGCCTTTTGCTGAGCCTTTAGTTTTTAGCCTTTTCATTCCTCACGTTATCCAAACACTTCATATTTTTGACAGGAACAATGATGTCTAGTTTCTGTATATGAACTTACTGTGACTATTGAAGGGTTTGCTGATCTGACAGAGAGTTTTTTTCCCATCctctttgtgtgtatatgtacgAAGGAGATAGACACCTCAGGTTTCAGCTTAAGATCATGctctttttatctttctttcacTGCAGGGTTCtttgagatgaagatgaagtaTGATGAAAGTGAAAACACCCTCATCAGAGCGTCTCGTGCCGTCACCGACAGGATGACTGACCTCATAGGTGAGAGACCTCTGGTTTGAGAGTGTGCATTAATCACAGTGAGAGGTCAAATCAAACTGCAACAGAGAAGATACCACGGTTGTGTGTATCCTAGGGTTTCTACAGGtccccaaatatatattttcaatcaTTTACATGATATTCTACAGCTTAAAGATAAcgtttatttttcaattttatgtaAAGGCAGATTTAGTTTGCATCTTAACTAGATCAGAATAGAATCAGCTTTGTTCGCCATGTATGCATATGCATACAagtagtttgactttttttcccgcTCTAAATGAGAATGAGAAGCAGGGTAAGGAAAATACAGTTAATGGCACAGATTGTAAGTAAGACTTATGAGCCCAGCAGTAGGTCAGTTGATATCACCAACTTCTTTTGTCACAAAGGTTTTAACACATGTAACTTCTTAGCCACAGTCTGTTCTCCAGCCTATTATCCGTTTGCTCAATGCCATGTGTTTCCGGTCCTCGTGTGTGTTTAGGTGGACTGTTTTCTAAGACGGAGATGTCTGAGGTGCTAACAGAGATTTTAAAGGCGGACCCATCCTTTGACAAGGATTTCTTCCTCAAACAGTGTGAACGAGATATCATCCCCAATATACTGGAGGTACTTTGGACTGCAAACAACACTTTTGCAATACCAGAGTCTGTGTAtgacataaaatgttttatttctaatcAGGATTTTGTGACTGTGATCAGGAtgtacaataaaacaaaggttGAGCTCTGTCGTCAGTTCTTGATTTACCCTTTGAGATCTATCCAGGAAGTTTTTTAAGATGACGTTTGCTCTCTCTCCATGCAGGCGATGATCCGAGGGGAGCTGGAGATATTGAAGGACTGGTGTTATGAAGCGGTACGGCTTTTCTCAATCTCTAACTCTGAGCATGAAGTGCTGAAACACAGATACCAAAGGCTTCTTTTGTTACAGATGTGTATAGCAGCAGTTAGACTGCCCTGAGAGCACATTGGTGTACTTATTGAGCGGGCATATCTCGATAAAGTGTTTACTCATGgtgttctcttctctttcttcataTTGGGTGTGTAGACATACAGCCAGCTGGCACACCCGCTTCAGCAAGCCAAGGCCATGGGACTTCAGTTCGACTCTAAGATCCTGGACATTGACAATATTGATGTAAGTTTCTCCAGACTACATTATACAAGACTAACAGTGAAGCCTTGAGTGTTGACCCTCCACGACACTCCCAGGTTTTACTGACTCTTAAGTAAGTCACTAGTTTGCTTTTAAAACAGGTGTTTGACgagtaaatgaatgaattaagcATTTGCCTCACGCCAAGAGCGGTTAAATTGTAGGTACCGGTTGaaatattttagaaaacaaattgaatcaacataaatagtttaaaacaagtgaaactGGTTAAGGTGAGCAGATTTACAATCAAAGCATGAATAGATGTTGCTGTTCTTCTAATACTTGAATGCTATCTAACAATGACATTTGTTGGTTCAGTAAAGTATGTGTGTATCCTCTACCTCAGTTGGCCATGGGGAAGATGATGGACCAGGGTCCAGTGCTGATTATCACCTTCCAGGCTCAGTTAGTCATGGTGATCCGAAACACTAAaggagaggtggtggagggAGACCCTGtaagttacacacacacacacacacacacacacacacacacacacacacacacacacacacacacacacacacacacacacacacacacacacgaacacacacacacgaacaagTACACAAACACTACCTTGACTTGATATAATTTGTTATATGTTAAAAGTatagaacatttaaaacacGTAAATGCATTTGTGGCATGTAATGTTGCAGAAATAATAGACCTTTGAAATAATCGACCTCTGCAACTGGTATTTGGGGTATCATGCATGCTGGTTCACTGGAGTAGCTTACTGGCACACATCGTTAATGTAATCAATATCACCTGTGGTTTTCCTTCTATAACAAGTCCAGActtctgctgtgaaaaaagtcCATACTAAGCTTTCGCTGGCATTTTCTCATTATCATAAATATGGTAGAAATCCTTGTAAAAGCTGGACCAAGAACATTTTACAAGACAATTAAGCAACTTTTTATTTGGGCATGACATTTATTTAGACCCCAGACCCAGGCTAAAGCTTTATTGGTCATAAATCAGCCATATTGTCCACTCAGGGCTCCTCAGGGACACCAAAATTGGTAAAGGTATCTACTCGGTACAATGCATTTGGCATCCGCCCAGTGTTCAGATTTAAAGACTACTGCATGAGGATTAATGATGGATGTACTGTTTTATCAGCTGGATCCAAATGTCTGGACATAATGACAGACTCCCCTATGGACTGCAGTATTAAATGTCTCCTACACAACTTCTCACTGTGACTCATCCGCTCACAGACCCTTTAAATCTTTTTCAACTTTCTTACTTTCTGGGATGTATTGCAATTGGCTATACACAGCTCACTAATATACAATTTGAGCAATCACCTTTAGTGGCTAGTTATTTGTCTGTTCTAGGTCTCAGATAGACAAACATATAAAACCCAACATGGCTTACATAAGTAGAGATACCAAATATCAGTAGATTTGCTTGGTAGTGCTACTTcataaatgcaggtttaaaaaaaacaggtgtatatacgtatgtatgtacatatcatgaaactgaaaaagagaaaaattaaCTTAATGAATGGTCTTTGTGCTTGCTGCTCGCTGTCTACAGCCAGTGACTGCTCACAGATGTACCCAGGCTGCTGTCAGCTATATAAAACAGGGAattttgcaggattacagcagcagagaggatcgtgcaaacaagagacagagtaaaaatttttaaaaaaagatcaaaactaatatcatttttttctatggGTGTTTTTCTGTTACTAGTTTTCCATATGTTTTTTCTGTTACTATCCAATCCTATTGATTGTTAATGCTGAACTTGCTTATCTTAAAGCTAGTGGAGCCTTGAGTTTACATTCCCTGAAGAAGACTGACTGAAACATGTGACTTATTGAGATTATATTGATATGACTTATTGATCACAAAGCTACGTTTAAGTCTAGCCTTTTCTTTGGGTCTCATGGTGTACATAAGACTAACATAACcacaaaatgtctttatatttgATTTCTCTTAGTGTCTGTCTTTGCTGTTCTACAATGATGCAGAAGAATCGAACAGCTAAGGATAAGTGTCTctctaagtgtttttttctctctgcaggaaaaaGTGCTGAGGATGATGTATGTGTGGGCTCTATGTCGTGACCAGGAGGAGCTCAACCCATTAGCTGCCTGGAGACTACTTGATCTCTCCGCCTCTAGCACCGAACAGATACTCTAGCTCTTTGATATGCACAGATCCCTCAGAGAGAGAACATACTGTCCCTGAGCAGGCTGTgaaagaggggggaggagggagatggagatgagGGACAGACGAGGTGGACATGGGACAACAGAAATATTGTGGCGTAGTGTTGCTAAACGGGTCTCACACTAGAGGGCAGTAGACccccaacaacacacactcaccataTTTTCTTCAATGCCTGTATGGATGTCCATTTATTGAAACTGTGTGGTGC from Anoplopoma fimbria isolate UVic2021 breed Golden Eagle Sablefish chromosome 8, Afim_UVic_2022, whole genome shotgun sequence includes:
- the timm44 gene encoding mitochondrial import inner membrane translocase subunit TIM44, coding for MATPLCQCYQICVRRGCVAFPSPHLLLHNRPNVYRTRGLLTCSAQVPQSRPLQVRYLSGERGGRKGFLGEFLDNIKQELNKNNEMKDSIKKFREEAKKLDESDALKQARRKYKTIESETVKTSDILKKKFGNISETVKEGLGEVSRTEIGKKIKDGMEEAAKSAKTSAESVSKSGEMLGKTGAFRAISQGMESVKKEIGDLGHTGPYRPPARLRKRSEFSSKGAGDDSKVFEANEEAMGVVLHKDSKWFQQWKDFKDNNMVFNRFFEMKMKYDESENTLIRASRAVTDRMTDLIGGLFSKTEMSEVLTEILKADPSFDKDFFLKQCERDIIPNILEAMIRGELEILKDWCYEATYSQLAHPLQQAKAMGLQFDSKILDIDNIDLAMGKMMDQGPVLIITFQAQLVMVIRNTKGEVVEGDPEKVLRMMYVWALCRDQEELNPLAAWRLLDLSASSTEQIL